The Microbacterium luteum genome includes a region encoding these proteins:
- a CDS encoding acyl carrier protein, with amino-acid sequence MSDTTTAPTDAVSSMTSWLIDRITFYDQVDPANITPDAPLTELGLDSIYVLTLCGDIEDTYAVAVDPTFFGEFATLGELGEGLAARVAAG; translated from the coding sequence ATGTCCGACACCACGACCGCTCCCACCGATGCTGTGTCGTCGATGACATCCTGGCTCATCGACAGGATCACCTTCTACGACCAGGTCGATCCCGCGAACATCACCCCCGATGCGCCCCTGACCGAGCTCGGCCTGGACTCGATCTACGTACTCACGCTCTGCGGCGACATCGAAGACACGTACGCCGTCGCCGTCGATCCGACCTTCTTCGGCGAGTTCGCCACGCTTGGTGAACTCGGCGAAGGGCTCGCCGCGCGGGTCGCGGCCGGCTGA
- a CDS encoding 4'-phosphopantetheinyl transferase superfamily protein: protein MSRDTDAPPKRGIVHVRERAVHWVLGRCDAPRRELTHIAERWVEDMVTRELGLRWRGIDRGSGGEKPRLRGLDADFSVSHSGDVLLVAVGAGDGIGADVEAAPFTAFDSRALRRRMCSPAEAARSESLDSLARRRWLAPTWTAKEAAAKATGEGLGRDFRTLEVSAAPAPDDAEAVCHIAVADASGIVAIPLILRSAGSVLTGSPLTVRTVTEPRLAS from the coding sequence ATGTCGCGAGACACCGATGCGCCGCCGAAGAGAGGCATCGTGCACGTGCGCGAACGCGCCGTGCACTGGGTGCTCGGGCGCTGCGACGCGCCGCGCCGGGAACTGACGCACATCGCCGAACGGTGGGTCGAAGACATGGTGACACGCGAGCTCGGACTGCGCTGGCGCGGGATCGATCGGGGATCGGGCGGCGAGAAGCCCCGACTTCGAGGGCTCGACGCCGACTTCTCCGTGTCGCACAGCGGTGACGTTCTGCTCGTCGCGGTCGGGGCCGGTGACGGGATCGGCGCCGATGTCGAAGCGGCACCGTTCACCGCATTCGATTCCCGGGCCCTGCGTCGGCGCATGTGCTCTCCAGCCGAAGCGGCACGCTCCGAGAGTCTCGACTCACTCGCGCGACGGCGTTGGCTGGCTCCGACCTGGACCGCCAAGGAGGCGGCCGCGAAGGCGACCGGCGAGGGGCTCGGCCGCGACTTCCGCACGCTCGAGGTATCCGCCGCGCCCGCACCCGACGACGCCGAGGCGGTGTGCCACATCGCGGTCGCCGACGCCAGCGGCATCGTCGCCATCCCCCTGATTCTGCGGAGCGCGGGATCGGTTCTCACGGGATCCCCGCTGACCGTTCGAACCGTGACCGAGCCGCGCCTGGCTTCCTGA
- a CDS encoding wax ester/triacylglycerol synthase domain-containing protein yields the protein MSTTVTASDEIAPVRLTRPHAEFMQIWEEGYVSNHISFENMQTPGLLIAEGGPLLRPDGSLDRVRIRAFVQGAVASTESFRLRLQRSFLGLTPPAWVPDDDFDLDRHLVFSDAAVDPATADLRRLSGAEDPVFSLRHPLWRIRITALTDGRVAVGMMFHHAMTDGLSGMRLFSTVTQARADEPFPEPRDPFAAVQPARAWHLPGLALEQWWHREGSLGAAWRSYWSRPVLRRIRRVGARLLLPLRYGRGGEAARRAALPPRHSAYRALDAGLAGRRAREHGGTLSDLQAAAMVGAWPGEQRVVSLRFPVSFHSSAASHIRNHVRDMSVSGDADADLAATVRAIHRQVEERDDDKPYPAAPGLPIGYSTLLPWVSRPRFFAGAKILDVAPFPASLGTDSLAAAGIMYNGRLFIGANMSTSADVEQTVGRMYELMTGLPDPGRPVA from the coding sequence ATGTCGACGACTGTGACCGCGAGCGATGAGATCGCACCCGTGCGGCTGACCCGGCCGCACGCCGAGTTCATGCAGATCTGGGAGGAGGGCTACGTCTCCAACCACATCTCGTTCGAGAACATGCAGACCCCCGGCCTGCTGATCGCCGAGGGAGGCCCGCTGCTGCGCCCCGACGGCTCCCTCGATCGAGTACGGATCCGCGCCTTCGTGCAGGGCGCCGTCGCGAGCACCGAGTCTTTCCGCCTTCGCCTGCAGCGCTCTTTCCTGGGGCTGACACCGCCGGCCTGGGTGCCCGACGACGACTTCGATCTCGATCGCCACCTCGTGTTCTCCGACGCTGCTGTGGATCCCGCCACCGCAGACCTGCGGCGCCTCTCCGGTGCCGAGGATCCGGTCTTCTCGCTGCGGCATCCGCTCTGGCGGATCCGGATCACCGCCCTGACCGACGGTCGCGTCGCGGTCGGGATGATGTTCCACCACGCCATGACGGATGGGCTGTCCGGGATGCGCCTGTTCTCCACCGTGACCCAGGCAAGAGCCGACGAGCCGTTTCCCGAACCGCGCGATCCTTTCGCTGCCGTGCAGCCGGCGCGCGCCTGGCATCTGCCCGGGCTCGCGCTCGAGCAGTGGTGGCACCGCGAGGGTTCGCTCGGCGCAGCGTGGCGCTCCTACTGGAGCCGCCCGGTGTTGCGGCGGATCCGTCGGGTCGGGGCGCGACTGCTGCTGCCGCTGCGCTATGGGCGAGGCGGCGAGGCCGCGCGCCGCGCGGCACTGCCTCCGCGCCACTCGGCGTATCGCGCGCTCGATGCCGGGCTCGCCGGTCGCCGCGCCCGGGAGCACGGCGGCACCCTCAGCGATCTTCAGGCCGCGGCCATGGTGGGAGCGTGGCCGGGCGAGCAGCGCGTGGTGAGTCTGCGGTTCCCGGTGTCGTTCCACTCGTCGGCCGCGTCGCACATCCGCAACCACGTGCGCGACATGTCGGTCTCCGGTGATGCCGACGCCGATCTCGCCGCGACCGTCCGAGCGATCCATCGTCAGGTCGAGGAGCGCGACGACGACAAGCCCTACCCTGCGGCACCTGGTCTTCCGATCGGCTACAGCACGCTGCTGCCGTGGGTCTCCCGACCGCGCTTCTTCGCGGGCGCGAAGATCCTCGATGTCGCACCGTTCCCGGCGAGCCTCGGAACGGACAGTCTCGCCGCCGCCGGCATCATGTACAACGGCCGGCTGTTCATCGGAGCCAACATGTCCACGAGTGCCGACGTCGAGCAGACCGTCGGGCGCATGTACGAGCTCATGACCGGACTCCCCGACCCCGGTCGCCCGGTCGCGTGA
- a CDS encoding glycosyltransferase: MTVVLPSYRRLHRLPPLIREYRVQGADQIVVVLDGPHEGWRDELPPSDDTLEIVELTENLGLARARIAGLERARGDVVVAVDDDVVPARDFVAHHRRFHAGGGARVLQGYMPVALPHRRGADQAPTALYARDYETQVAGWRRGDSDTILGSLWGGNVSLPRSLYLAAESFLPSQRLDYNEDLDLGLRLARIGATAVFDDGARATHHHARGLVAYMVECEVRGQAVSDLEDRWGERPGQLAPMVTIPPSYPRLLGEMQRRIAARDSGGVVQAAVVGVYRISGFLRVWRLQDAATRLLRRALIMRGYRRARTARSHPHDGAATDVVRAAGGR; this comes from the coding sequence GTGACGGTCGTGCTCCCGTCGTACCGGCGGCTGCACCGTCTTCCGCCGCTCATCCGCGAGTACCGCGTTCAGGGCGCCGATCAGATCGTCGTCGTGCTCGACGGTCCGCACGAGGGTTGGCGCGACGAGCTCCCTCCCTCCGACGACACCCTCGAGATCGTGGAGCTGACGGAAAATCTCGGCCTCGCCCGCGCCCGCATCGCCGGGCTCGAGCGCGCCCGCGGAGACGTGGTGGTCGCCGTCGACGACGACGTGGTTCCCGCGCGGGACTTCGTCGCGCACCATCGGCGATTCCATGCCGGAGGCGGCGCGCGGGTGCTGCAGGGGTACATGCCGGTCGCTCTGCCCCACCGACGTGGAGCAGACCAGGCCCCCACCGCCCTCTACGCGCGCGACTACGAGACGCAGGTCGCCGGATGGCGCCGCGGCGACTCCGACACCATCCTGGGATCCCTGTGGGGAGGGAACGTCTCGCTGCCTCGCTCGCTGTACCTGGCCGCGGAGTCGTTCCTGCCCTCTCAACGGCTGGACTACAACGAAGACCTCGACCTCGGCCTGCGTCTTGCGCGCATCGGAGCCACGGCGGTCTTCGACGACGGCGCACGTGCGACGCATCACCACGCGCGGGGCCTGGTCGCCTACATGGTCGAGTGCGAGGTACGCGGGCAGGCCGTCTCCGACCTCGAGGATCGCTGGGGCGAGCGACCCGGTCAGCTCGCACCGATGGTGACGATACCGCCGTCGTACCCCCGCCTGCTCGGTGAGATGCAGCGGCGGATCGCCGCCCGGGACAGCGGCGGTGTGGTCCAGGCTGCGGTCGTCGGGGTCTACCGGATCAGCGGGTTCCTGCGCGTGTGGCGCCTGCAGGATGCCGCCACCCGGCTGCTGCGCCGGGCGCTCATCATGCGGGGGTACCGGCGGGCGCGCACCGCGCGCTCCCATCCGCACGACGGTGCCGCCACCGATGTCGTGCGGGCTGCCGGCGGGCGGTGA
- a CDS encoding nucleotidyltransferase family protein, whose amino-acid sequence MSPGPVPIQLRDAIDLGHASMQRIADGYRIRILLLKGPTLERQGLRPPHLSGDVDVLVSPDRYDDFHALAEAAGWQQFPDTFASARFTTHSRTVRHPGWPQSIDIHHHFPGFLADPLTVFDLLWHRRAEEAFAHRVCQVPDAAANRLITALHALRGGPQNPRHQRDLAHLRQSPLTGTQRDDLVFLAHATGCAVTLETELRAWGVDIVPSAQERSAPGLDDWRDKVRGAQTPALLWWTAWRRARGLDRLRVMWRAIWPSREDMLRHRPGVRDRWADIMLARVRRWGRSARSLSRALGWAVSHPSIDGRQPSREQVAEER is encoded by the coding sequence GTGAGCCCGGGCCCCGTTCCCATCCAGCTGCGCGACGCGATCGACCTCGGTCACGCGTCGATGCAGCGGATCGCCGACGGCTACCGCATCCGCATCCTGCTCCTCAAGGGACCCACGCTCGAACGCCAGGGCCTCCGGCCGCCCCACCTGTCCGGTGACGTCGACGTCCTGGTCAGCCCCGATCGCTACGACGACTTCCACGCCCTCGCCGAGGCGGCGGGGTGGCAGCAGTTCCCCGACACCTTCGCGAGTGCGCGCTTCACGACCCACTCGCGCACGGTGCGGCACCCGGGATGGCCGCAGTCGATCGACATCCATCACCACTTTCCCGGCTTCCTCGCCGACCCGCTCACCGTCTTCGACCTGCTATGGCATCGTCGCGCCGAGGAGGCGTTCGCACACCGGGTCTGTCAGGTGCCCGATGCCGCGGCGAATCGGCTGATCACCGCTCTTCACGCGTTGCGGGGCGGTCCGCAGAATCCGCGTCACCAGCGCGACCTGGCGCATCTGCGGCAGTCACCGCTCACGGGAACGCAGCGCGACGACCTCGTCTTTCTCGCGCACGCCACGGGATGCGCGGTGACGCTCGAGACGGAGCTGCGCGCGTGGGGGGTCGACATCGTGCCTTCAGCGCAGGAGCGGTCGGCGCCCGGGCTCGACGACTGGCGCGACAAGGTGCGCGGCGCGCAGACGCCGGCGCTGCTGTGGTGGACCGCCTGGCGGCGCGCCCGAGGCCTCGATCGCCTGCGCGTCATGTGGCGGGCCATCTGGCCGAGCCGCGAGGACATGCTGCGCCATCGTCCCGGCGTCCGCGACCGTTGGGCCGACATCATGCTCGCCCGCGTGCGGCGCTGGGGACGCAGCGCCCGGTCACTCTCCCGTGCGCTCGGATGGGCGGTGTCGCATCCCTCCATCGACGGACGCCAACCCTCGCGTGAGCAGGTCGCGGAGGAACGCTGA
- a CDS encoding PqqD family peptide modification chaperone, with the protein MERSLVVDALGRRVRIDGHACDREQWQLVERCWRDAVAPPGPADAHVQAVPTGEPNSWLSVLAGEVTRVALQLNRGRLWMLHAAGIAAEDGRVIALVGPSGRGKTTACQAAGAAFEYVSDEVVAIDADGRVWAYRKPLSVKEPERAAKSQWAPTDLGLRVRERPLRLGRIVVLDRIDGAASAGGTPRVEAMDLGDALTDLVAQSSFLADLPAPLRTIASHVAATAGVVRATYADARELSDVWGEVLPAATATGAAVGAAPAGTKLVEPPLVAAPPPEVAPEPYARSPHLDAVGLSSPDRIAVLRRDDDTDGEDAGGEAVVHVLAGVAPTLWRHASGASMETLRASAVGLHGTPPSDDAATLVASAVRELEEAGLLQRGAAHWAVAPDVSWTGADDVVACSLRDDRAPVALQGSAAVIWRALAEGGTEAEICERVISVSQPTSDDVPAQVSAFLRDLLTRGLASVDGGMRHRPSERTGE; encoded by the coding sequence GTGGAGCGCTCGCTGGTCGTCGATGCCCTCGGGCGCCGTGTGCGGATCGACGGTCATGCCTGCGACCGCGAGCAGTGGCAACTGGTCGAGCGGTGCTGGCGCGACGCGGTGGCCCCGCCGGGCCCGGCCGACGCGCACGTGCAGGCGGTGCCGACGGGCGAACCGAACAGTTGGCTCTCGGTCCTCGCCGGCGAGGTCACCCGCGTGGCGCTGCAGCTGAACCGAGGTCGGCTGTGGATGCTGCATGCCGCCGGCATCGCCGCCGAGGACGGGCGTGTGATCGCGCTCGTCGGCCCCTCGGGACGGGGCAAGACGACAGCTTGCCAGGCGGCGGGCGCGGCATTCGAGTACGTCTCCGACGAAGTCGTGGCCATCGATGCCGACGGGCGCGTGTGGGCGTACCGCAAGCCGCTTTCGGTCAAGGAGCCGGAGCGTGCCGCGAAGTCGCAATGGGCCCCGACCGACCTCGGGCTGAGAGTGCGAGAACGTCCACTTCGGCTCGGGCGCATCGTCGTCCTCGATCGGATCGACGGGGCAGCGTCGGCCGGGGGCACGCCGCGCGTCGAGGCGATGGATCTCGGCGACGCCTTGACCGACCTCGTGGCGCAGTCGAGCTTCCTCGCCGACCTTCCTGCGCCGTTGCGCACGATCGCGTCGCACGTGGCGGCGACCGCCGGCGTCGTGCGCGCGACCTACGCCGATGCCCGCGAGCTCAGCGACGTGTGGGGTGAAGTCCTCCCGGCGGCGACAGCGACAGGGGCCGCGGTCGGCGCCGCACCAGCCGGTACGAAACTCGTCGAACCGCCCCTCGTGGCGGCACCCCCGCCTGAGGTGGCTCCGGAGCCGTACGCGCGCTCGCCTCACCTCGATGCGGTCGGCCTCTCCTCTCCCGACCGCATCGCGGTGCTCCGGCGCGACGACGACACCGACGGCGAGGACGCCGGCGGTGAGGCTGTCGTCCATGTTCTCGCGGGGGTCGCCCCGACGCTCTGGCGGCACGCGTCCGGGGCGTCCATGGAGACGCTGCGCGCCAGCGCCGTCGGTCTGCACGGCACGCCCCCGTCGGACGATGCTGCGACTCTCGTCGCATCGGCCGTGAGAGAGCTCGAGGAGGCGGGGCTGCTGCAGCGTGGGGCCGCGCACTGGGCTGTGGCGCCGGATGTGTCGTGGACCGGAGCAGACGACGTCGTCGCCTGCTCGCTGCGGGACGACCGCGCCCCCGTCGCTCTGCAAGGTTCGGCGGCAGTCATCTGGCGTGCGCTCGCCGAGGGTGGGACGGAGGCGGAGATCTGCGAACGCGTGATCTCCGTGTCGCAGCCGACGAGTGATGACGTGCCCGCGCAGGTCTCAGCGTTCCTCCGCGACCTGCTCACGCGAGGGTTGGCGTCCGTCGATGGAGGGATGCGACACCGCCCATCCGAGCGCACGGGAGAGTGA
- a CDS encoding alpha/beta fold hydrolase, whose protein sequence is MVTPVTLPRLSWGDPRAPARALLVHGLGSNGALMWRFGVALADAGWRASAVDLRGHGTAPRALDYTLAAYAADVAIAHPDDDEPWDLVIGHSLGGAAVTLAAADNPTWTRRLVLIDPGLRITDGERGAVRSSQDEAFMDVTVDDVRRNNPRWHEQDLELKALSSRQVSRWAVAETDIQNPDWDARAAAAALRIPTHIIGADPAVFSIFTGDLAAEVCTNPHITMSVVENAGHSPHRDRPDETLRQLFAAL, encoded by the coding sequence GTGGTCACACCTGTCACCCTCCCCCGCCTGAGCTGGGGAGATCCGCGTGCCCCCGCGCGGGCATTGCTCGTGCACGGCCTCGGCTCCAACGGAGCACTCATGTGGCGATTCGGTGTCGCCCTCGCCGACGCCGGATGGAGGGCGAGCGCCGTCGATCTGCGCGGCCACGGCACCGCGCCGCGAGCGCTCGACTACACCCTCGCCGCCTATGCGGCAGACGTCGCGATCGCGCATCCCGACGACGATGAACCGTGGGACCTCGTGATCGGTCATTCGCTCGGCGGGGCTGCGGTCACGCTCGCGGCCGCCGACAACCCCACCTGGACGCGCCGCCTCGTACTCATCGACCCCGGCCTGCGGATCACCGACGGCGAGCGCGGCGCGGTGCGCTCCAGCCAGGACGAGGCCTTCATGGACGTGACGGTCGACGACGTGCGCCGAAACAATCCGCGGTGGCACGAGCAGGACCTCGAGCTCAAAGCGCTCTCGTCACGCCAGGTCAGCCGGTGGGCGGTCGCCGAGACCGACATCCAGAACCCGGACTGGGATGCGCGCGCCGCGGCTGCTGCCCTGCGCATCCCGACCCATATCATCGGCGCCGACCCCGCCGTCTTCTCGATCTTCACTGGAGATCTCGCCGCCGAGGTCTGCACCAACCCGCACATCACGATGTCGGTCGTCGAGAACGCCGGCCACTCCCCTCACCGCGACCGCCCCGACGAGACCCTCCGCCAGCTGTTCGCAGCCCTCTGA
- a CDS encoding helix-turn-helix transcriptional regulator: MPLGPECIHPAKTGHAMPAPSPHDRVWASWVRGDAAGAITVALQHAADVRMLRAACAMALRSHRVDLLMSHIDDISALDAGVERDGVLASVLVGEGRIDEAALVVLAISPDEIAATDDRPIASATSLRSAAIAYVALGAIASGAWVVAARCLAAVRALLDAESADADDEIGRFDLLGMAAMVEAHTGTENEAVVALESALAPLRSRNLLSSEHALALIALGDVNHLHGSLERAAVNLSRGARLTAASRPGFISHARVLLAFIRIRQGRWADAAVEVERLGEPNETIERDWIRTQILAVRGLLRVVTGDLDAGAADLREARALAETTPSNLAAMVMLHARIVEAVTRGDWDGLQHALDDSEEPGYRHPYRDGEWRVLTLVAAWNRRSFADFRRRLTDWALTSDAVDDPYYWACASLAAEFEQRHSDALAAAERALTVLGPAQDPMGQVWVLMVVGRYFVRYGDEGSPDPDRAREVWDRVIAQLRGLGALALAERCERIVDRMMARFERERAAHPLASLTPQQVRIARAVAQGYTSDEIAAIEFLSKRTIDYHVTNIVVRLGLSSRREIARVIDAAD; the protein is encoded by the coding sequence GTGCCGCTGGGGCCAGAATGTATCCATCCCGCAAAGACAGGACACGCCATGCCCGCACCTTCGCCCCACGACCGCGTCTGGGCGTCGTGGGTGCGCGGAGATGCGGCAGGCGCGATCACCGTCGCCCTGCAGCACGCGGCGGACGTTCGGATGCTGCGGGCGGCCTGCGCGATGGCGCTGCGCAGCCACCGGGTGGACCTGCTCATGTCTCACATCGATGACATCTCCGCGCTCGATGCGGGCGTGGAGCGCGACGGCGTGCTGGCGAGTGTGCTCGTGGGGGAGGGTCGCATCGACGAGGCGGCGTTGGTTGTGCTGGCGATCAGCCCCGACGAGATCGCCGCCACAGACGACCGCCCCATCGCGAGCGCGACATCGCTGCGCAGCGCGGCGATCGCCTACGTCGCACTCGGCGCGATCGCCTCCGGTGCGTGGGTGGTGGCAGCGCGGTGCCTCGCGGCGGTTCGCGCCCTTCTCGATGCCGAGTCGGCCGACGCTGACGATGAGATCGGGCGCTTCGACCTGCTCGGAATGGCGGCCATGGTCGAAGCTCACACCGGCACGGAGAACGAGGCCGTTGTCGCTCTCGAGTCCGCGCTGGCGCCATTGCGCAGCCGCAACCTCCTCTCCAGCGAACATGCCTTGGCGCTCATCGCCCTCGGTGACGTCAATCACCTGCACGGATCGCTCGAACGCGCCGCTGTCAATCTGTCCCGCGGCGCTCGCCTGACGGCCGCTTCGCGACCGGGCTTCATCAGCCATGCGCGTGTGCTGCTCGCGTTCATCCGGATTCGGCAGGGCCGATGGGCGGATGCCGCGGTCGAGGTGGAGCGCCTGGGTGAGCCGAACGAGACGATCGAACGGGACTGGATCCGCACCCAGATCCTCGCCGTGCGCGGATTGCTGCGGGTGGTGACGGGCGATCTGGATGCGGGCGCGGCCGACCTTCGCGAGGCGCGTGCGCTCGCCGAAACAACGCCGAGCAACCTTGCTGCGATGGTGATGCTGCATGCGCGCATCGTCGAGGCGGTCACCCGGGGAGATTGGGATGGGCTGCAGCACGCGCTGGACGACTCGGAGGAGCCCGGATACCGGCATCCGTATCGAGACGGGGAGTGGCGGGTTCTCACCTTGGTCGCCGCCTGGAACCGACGCAGCTTCGCCGATTTTCGCCGTCGCCTGACCGACTGGGCGCTGACCAGCGATGCGGTGGACGACCCGTACTACTGGGCATGTGCGAGCCTCGCGGCGGAGTTCGAGCAGCGTCATTCGGATGCGCTGGCGGCGGCGGAGCGCGCGCTGACCGTGCTCGGCCCCGCGCAGGACCCGATGGGTCAGGTGTGGGTGCTCATGGTGGTCGGCCGCTACTTCGTCCGGTACGGCGATGAGGGCTCACCGGATCCGGACCGCGCGCGGGAGGTGTGGGACCGCGTGATCGCTCAGCTACGGGGGCTCGGCGCGTTGGCGCTCGCCGAGCGGTGCGAACGCATCGTGGATCGGATGATGGCCCGGTTCGAACGGGAGCGCGCCGCGCATCCGCTTGCCTCGCTCACCCCCCAGCAGGTACGCATCGCCCGTGCGGTCGCTCAGGGGTACACCAGCGACGAGATCGCCGCGATCGAGTTCCTTTCCAAGCGCACGATCGACTACCACGTCACGAACATCGTCGTGCGGCTCGGGCTCTCGAGCCGCCGTGAGATCGCCCGCGTGATCGACGCAGCGGACTGA
- a CDS encoding VanZ family protein — MMPEQPPPQRPGIAAPPRRTEIAVPPRPPLPPDRRPSQESPTPPTHDAPATVSAAPRERSIAAWILGAYLVALTLIAFWPSPVDAGAGPLIRLITRVAPMLTYARLEFGANILLFVPLGVLLTLILRDRALVLPIAIVLTLAIESVQGVLLDRRTPSELDMVANTAGACIGLLAVAVWQWWRRRPAS; from the coding sequence ATGATGCCCGAGCAGCCACCACCGCAACGCCCGGGCATCGCTGCGCCGCCGCGCCGAACCGAGATCGCCGTGCCGCCGCGACCCCCGCTGCCGCCCGATCGCCGGCCGTCGCAGGAATCGCCGACACCGCCCACGCACGACGCCCCGGCGACCGTCAGCGCGGCCCCGCGTGAGCGTTCGATCGCGGCGTGGATTCTCGGCGCCTACCTGGTCGCCCTCACCCTCATCGCCTTCTGGCCGTCGCCCGTGGATGCGGGCGCCGGCCCGCTCATCCGCCTCATCACCCGGGTGGCGCCGATGCTCACATATGCCCGCCTCGAGTTCGGTGCGAACATCCTGCTGTTCGTCCCGCTCGGGGTGCTGCTGACGCTCATCTTGCGCGATCGCGCTCTCGTGCTGCCGATCGCGATCGTCCTGACGCTCGCGATCGAGAGCGTGCAGGGTGTTCTGCTCGATCGCCGCACGCCCAGCGAGCTCGACATGGTCGCCAACACTGCCGGCGCCTGCATCGGACTGCTCGCCGTCGCGGTGTGGCAGTGGTGGCGTCGTCGACCGGCGTCCTGA
- a CDS encoding GDSL-type esterase/lipase family protein encodes MISHPLTLDIVRGAAELAPDAQGVAVHRLPRAVRERFPDPLLLDRESQPSGVRVAFETTGSRVALTLHTTRAVFRGLDRSRGVVDVFVDGALHAREELTGGDVVETDLTTGARDHRDGAPHTVTVDLPDGASTVEFWLPHNETVRLVDLHVDAPIAPARTDGVRRWVHHGSSISHGSNATAPSEIWPAVAARAADGVELTNLGFGGSAMVDPFMARVIRDTPADVISVKLGVNVVNGDVMRLRSFVPAVHGFLDTIRDGHPDTPLLVISPLHCAIHEATPGPGAFDPDALAAGGVRFTATGDPSEVAAGRLTLEVIRDALREVASRRSDDANLTFVDGLELFGAADEERLPLPDALHPGREAHRLIGERLAPYLARHLAL; translated from the coding sequence ATGATCAGCCACCCGCTCACCCTCGACATCGTGCGCGGCGCCGCGGAGCTCGCCCCGGATGCTCAGGGCGTGGCGGTGCACCGCCTCCCGCGTGCGGTGCGTGAGCGGTTCCCCGACCCGCTGCTGCTCGACCGCGAGTCGCAGCCGTCCGGGGTGCGCGTCGCCTTCGAGACGACCGGATCCCGCGTCGCCCTGACCCTCCACACCACCCGCGCGGTCTTTCGCGGTCTCGACCGCTCCCGCGGCGTCGTCGACGTGTTCGTCGACGGTGCGCTCCACGCGCGAGAGGAGCTGACCGGAGGGGATGTGGTCGAGACCGACCTGACCACCGGCGCCCGCGATCATCGCGACGGTGCGCCGCACACGGTGACCGTCGATCTGCCCGACGGCGCATCGACGGTGGAGTTCTGGCTGCCGCACAACGAGACCGTGCGCCTCGTCGACCTGCACGTCGACGCGCCGATCGCGCCGGCGCGAACCGACGGCGTGCGGCGATGGGTCCACCACGGCAGCTCGATCAGCCACGGCTCCAACGCGACGGCGCCGAGCGAGATCTGGCCGGCCGTCGCGGCCCGCGCCGCGGACGGCGTGGAGCTGACCAACCTCGGCTTCGGCGGCAGTGCGATGGTCGATCCCTTCATGGCGCGCGTCATCCGCGACACCCCGGCAGACGTGATCAGCGTCAAGCTCGGCGTCAACGTCGTGAACGGCGACGTCATGCGGCTGCGCTCGTTCGTGCCCGCCGTGCACGGCTTCCTCGACACCATTCGCGACGGCCATCCCGATACTCCGCTCCTGGTGATCTCGCCGCTGCATTGCGCGATCCATGAGGCCACGCCCGGTCCGGGGGCATTCGATCCGGATGCCCTCGCCGCCGGCGGCGTGCGCTTCACCGCGACCGGTGACCCGTCCGAGGTCGCCGCTGGTCGACTGACGCTCGAGGTCATCCGGGACGCGCTGCGCGAGGTCGCCTCGCGCCGCTCCGACGACGCGAACCTGACCTTCGTCGACGGCCTCGAGCTCTTCGGCGCGGCCGACGAAGAACGGCTTCCGCTGCCGGACGCGCTGCACCCCGGCCGGGAAGCCCACCGTCTCATCGGCGAGCGTCTCGCCCCGTACCTCGCGCGGCACCTCGCGCTGTAA
- a CDS encoding TetR-like C-terminal domain-containing protein yields MPRANLSRAAVVDAAARLADRDGAAAVTVSSVAREVGVKPASLYEHVAGLSALLDGAHVLALGELAAAVADAVAGLAGADALRAFADAHRAYATAHPGRWELLQRVASPSTVASSEAARVGSLTLATLRGYPMPDDQRVHAARFVGATINGYLALTRNDAFSHRAEPTDASWRAAVDALDRALSTWPTERIHPSDPENTA; encoded by the coding sequence ATGCCCCGCGCGAACCTCTCCCGAGCCGCCGTCGTCGACGCCGCCGCACGCCTCGCCGACCGCGACGGCGCGGCGGCGGTGACGGTGTCGTCGGTCGCCCGCGAGGTCGGCGTCAAGCCGGCGAGCCTCTACGAGCACGTCGCCGGTCTCTCGGCACTCCTCGACGGCGCGCACGTGCTCGCGCTCGGTGAGCTCGCGGCGGCGGTGGCGGATGCCGTCGCCGGCCTCGCCGGAGCCGACGCCCTCCGCGCCTTCGCCGACGCGCACCGCGCATACGCGACCGCGCATCCGGGGCGATGGGAGCTCCTGCAACGTGTCGCGAGCCCGTCCACGGTGGCCTCCTCAGAGGCCGCGCGCGTCGGATCGCTGACCCTCGCGACGCTCCGCGGCTATCCCATGCCCGACGACCAGCGCGTGCACGCCGCCCGCTTCGTGGGAGCGACGATCAACGGCTACCTCGCGCTCACGCGCAACGACGCGTTCTCCCATCGCGCCGAGCCCACCGATGCCTCGTGGCGCGCTGCCGTCGACGCTCTCGACCGGGCCCTCTCGACCTGGCCGACCGAACGCATCCACCCGAGCGACCCGGAGAACACCGCATGA